A stretch of Arcobacter sp. F2176 DNA encodes these proteins:
- a CDS encoding NFACT RNA binding domain-containing protein has translation MKYYAIKNIVEYLNANCKIIRQIRRVENNTIFIEFNDRNVIYFDMAKSNSLIYKKDEKISSQKDFIAPFDTILQKRFNNSRIKNITMHNDDKIIRIYVNSKSSYKELTTVLQFEFTGKHTNIIILDENEIILEALRHIDEFSSSRIVKVGEKLDEIPKQTFIPKMEEIKDTEEFLLNNYFEKEQSSLTSLKKQKISQIEKNRTKLLKVLKTLPQKDELEKESQLLYEKANLILSNLHLIKPYEKSAKLNNYDGSVVEIDLSECSNPSIYANSLFKKAKKLKQKSLHISIEKENLGKKSEFLNRMISNIKLCKSIDEVEFLLPKKQRNQTKTKKQEPFESFFFDGYRILLGTDERSNIFLLQNSKASDFWFHMQSTNSSHVIVQNTKKTLPIDVIYKAAELCVKFSTDFSGKYLVDFTQRRNVKVQNGANVLYNPYDTIDVHI, from the coding sequence ATGAAATATTATGCTATAAAAAATATTGTTGAATATTTAAATGCAAATTGTAAAATAATAAGACAAATAAGAAGAGTAGAAAACAACACTATTTTTATTGAGTTTAATGACAGAAATGTAATATATTTTGATATGGCAAAAAGCAATAGCTTAATATATAAAAAAGATGAAAAGATTTCATCACAAAAAGATTTTATCGCACCTTTTGATACTATTTTACAAAAAAGATTTAATAACTCAAGAATAAAAAATATCACAATGCACAATGATGATAAGATTATTCGAATCTATGTAAATTCAAAATCTTCATATAAAGAATTAACTACAGTTTTACAGTTTGAATTTACAGGGAAACATACAAATATCATCATTTTGGATGAAAATGAAATAATCCTAGAAGCCCTAAGACATATAGATGAGTTTAGCTCTTCTAGGATTGTAAAAGTTGGTGAAAAATTAGATGAAATACCAAAACAAACTTTTATACCTAAAATGGAAGAGATAAAAGATACAGAAGAGTTCTTACTTAATAATTATTTTGAAAAAGAACAGAGTTCTTTAACCAGTTTAAAAAAACAAAAAATATCACAAATAGAGAAAAACCGTACTAAATTATTAAAAGTGTTAAAAACTTTGCCACAAAAAGATGAATTAGAAAAAGAATCACAACTTTTATACGAAAAAGCAAATTTGATTTTGAGTAATTTACACCTAATAAAACCATATGAAAAAAGTGCAAAACTAAATAATTATGATGGAAGTGTTGTAGAAATTGATTTAAGTGAGTGTAGTAATCCTTCTATTTATGCAAATAGCCTTTTTAAAAAAGCAAAAAAACTAAAACAAAAAAGTTTGCATATTTCTATAGAAAAAGAGAATTTAGGAAAAAAATCTGAGTTTTTAAATAGAATGATTTCAAATATAAAACTTTGTAAGTCTATTGATGAAGTAGAATTTTTACTTCCAAAAAAACAAAGAAATCAAACAAAAACAAAAAAGCAAGAGCCATTTGAGAGTTTTTTCTTCGATGGATACAGAATACTTCTAGGAACGGATGAGCGTTCAAATATATTTTTACTTCAGAATTCAAAAGCAAGTGACTTTTGGTTTCATATGCAAAGTACAAACTCTTCACATGTAATAGTACAAAATACGAAAAAGACACTACCCATAGATGTTATATATAAAGCAGCAGAATTATGTGTAAAATTTTCAACAGATTTTAGTGGGAAATATTTAGTTGATTTTACTCAAAGAAGAAATGTAAAAGTTCAAAATGGGGCAAATGTTTTATATAATCCCTATGATACAATCGATGTACATATTTAA
- a CDS encoding phosphatidate cytidylyltransferase, translated as MYELISSSSTRIKTALVLFAVFILVSYINTMFVTWLFLGAFMIVGIDEAMNLFKVKDSTVFQYAAITWIIAYFYPYPEILVLIALVIFASNLAYKRDMDKKVFLPFLYPLISFLTLLTLYNEYGIGVLWWMLFVVASADVGAYYVGRAFGKTKFCETSPNKTLEGVAGGIILAAILGPIFAIDGITYMGTLVISIVVAISSIFGDLFESYLKREAEVKDSGSILPGHGGVLDRTDGFLFASVVMLVLLRAIL; from the coding sequence ATGTATGAGTTAATTTCTTCAAGTTCAACGAGAATAAAAACAGCACTTGTTTTATTTGCCGTATTTATTCTAGTAAGTTATATAAATACTATGTTTGTAACTTGGCTTTTTCTTGGTGCTTTTATGATCGTGGGTATTGATGAAGCGATGAATCTTTTCAAAGTAAAAGATTCAACAGTCTTTCAATATGCCGCTATTACTTGGATTATCGCTTATTTTTATCCTTATCCTGAAATATTAGTTTTAATAGCTTTAGTAATTTTTGCTTCTAATTTAGCTTATAAAAGAGATATGGATAAAAAAGTATTTCTTCCTTTCTTATATCCACTTATCTCATTTCTAACACTTTTAACTTTATATAATGAGTATGGAATAGGAGTTCTTTGGTGGATGTTATTTGTGGTAGCTTCTGCTGATGTTGGAGCTTATTATGTAGGTCGTGCTTTTGGGAAAACAAAATTTTGTGAAACAAGTCCAAATAAGACTCTAGAGGGTGTAGCTGGAGGTATCATTTTAGCAGCTATTTTAGGTCCAATATTTGCAATTGATGGAATAACTTATATGGGGACTTTAGTTATTTCTATAGTAGTTGCTATTTCATCTATTTTTGGTGACTTATTTGAAAGTTATCTAAAAAGAGAAGCAGAAGTTAAAGATAGTGGGAGTATTTTACCAGGTCATGGTGGAGTATTAGATAGAACAGATGGTTTCTTATTTGCTTCTGTTGTGATGTTAGTTTTATTAAGAGCTATACTTTGA
- a CDS encoding helix-turn-helix domain-containing protein, which translates to MDNISNLVHNVKYTKPNKEKEIFLYEGDYNNFSFEKHIHEEYTITLIERGNMGAFLRGFNHKFDKSSIITINPDEVHSCGILSKEGFKHHSLYISTDIMNNILKENFNNNLLSFKNFQFSNEIIYQKLHPLMNYNSSLFSKLSWECELIDAINSILKINTKVSNEIILPNNYKLIQYAKEFINDNYNQNFTLDDFAKEFHISKYHFLRLFKKHTFVSPHTYLMIRRVEKAKQFLRNNTNISEIAYLCGFTDQSHLNKKFKLLTGTTPGEYKNFFL; encoded by the coding sequence ATGGATAATATATCAAACTTAGTGCATAATGTAAAGTATACAAAGCCAAATAAAGAAAAAGAAATTTTTCTTTATGAAGGTGATTATAATAACTTCTCTTTTGAGAAACACATTCATGAAGAATATACTATTACCTTAATAGAAAGAGGTAATATGGGTGCATTTTTAAGAGGATTTAACCACAAGTTTGACAAATCATCTATTATTACTATAAACCCAGATGAAGTACACTCTTGTGGCATATTATCAAAAGAGGGATTTAAACACCATTCTTTATATATATCTACTGATATAATGAATAATATATTAAAAGAAAACTTTAATAATAATCTACTCTCATTTAAAAATTTTCAGTTTTCAAATGAAATCATTTATCAAAAGTTACATCCACTAATGAATTATAACTCTTCTTTATTCTCAAAATTATCTTGGGAATGTGAACTAATTGATGCAATAAATTCTATTTTGAAAATAAATACAAAAGTTTCAAATGAAATTATATTACCCAACAACTACAAATTAATACAGTATGCTAAAGAATTTATAAATGACAATTACAATCAAAACTTTACTTTAGATGACTTTGCAAAAGAATTTCATATATCAAAATACCATTTTCTTAGACTCTTTAAAAAACACACCTTTGTCTCTCCTCACACATATTTGATGATTAGAAGAGTTGAAAAGGCAAAACAGTTTTTGAGAAATAATACTAATATAAGTGAAATAGCATATTTGTGTGGCTTTACAGACCAAAGTCATTTAAATAAAAAGTTTAAACTACTAACAGGAACAACCCCCGGAGAGTATAAAAACTTTTTTCTTTAG
- a CDS encoding AzlD domain-containing protein — protein MSDSNILLIIFAVAIGTYFLRVSGLLLSTRLKKFKYVDSLLESIPATLLIALIIPPILKEGIVGIIASLFVIGVMIKSKNIFLSMSIGVFIIYLNRSNLLF, from the coding sequence ATGAGTGATTCTAATATACTATTAATTATATTTGCTGTGGCTATTGGAACTTACTTTCTAAGAGTTTCGGGGCTATTATTATCAACAAGATTAAAGAAATTTAAATATGTAGATTCTCTTTTAGAATCAATTCCTGCAACACTGCTTATTGCTCTTATTATTCCACCTATTCTTAAAGAGGGAATTGTAGGAATTATTGCTAGTTTATTCGTAATAGGAGTGATGATTAAATCAAAAAATATCTTTTTATCTATGAGTATTGGAGTTTTTATAATCTATTTAAATAGAAGTAACCTCCTTTTTTAG
- a CDS encoding alpha/beta hydrolase, translating into MNKRVLILHGLGGSDFPHWQAHLASDLIKDNYIVSFPAFPSRDNPDLSEWKEFLKKEIKHFKPDIVVCHSLANVLWFHTCSELDISLDKLMLVAPVSRNRIVKEAQSFYPYPIVKDLKAKEIIMAASTNDPYMEIEEAIKLQTELNVGMKIMENAGHINAASGFGKLDCALDWIKREETGEENAK; encoded by the coding sequence GTGAATAAAAGAGTTTTGATATTACATGGTTTGGGAGGAAGTGATTTCCCCCATTGGCAAGCACATTTAGCAAGTGACTTGATAAAAGATAATTATATTGTATCTTTTCCTGCTTTTCCAAGTAGAGATAACCCTGATTTAAGTGAGTGGAAAGAGTTTTTAAAAAAAGAGATTAAACATTTCAAGCCTGATATTGTAGTTTGTCACTCTTTGGCAAATGTACTTTGGTTTCATACTTGTAGTGAACTTGACATAAGTCTTGATAAACTTATGTTAGTAGCCCCTGTTAGTAGAAATAGAATCGTAAAAGAAGCACAAAGTTTTTATCCATATCCTATTGTAAAAGATTTAAAAGCAAAAGAGATAATAATGGCAGCTTCAACAAATGATCCATATATGGAAATAGAAGAAGCAATAAAATTACAAACAGAGTTAAATGTTGGTATGAAAATAATGGAAAATGCAGGACATATAAATGCAGCTTCTGGATTTGGAAAACTTGACTGTGCACTAGATTGGATAAAAAGAGAAGAGACTGGTGAGGAAAATGCTAAATGA
- the dxr gene encoding 1-deoxy-D-xylulose-5-phosphate reductoisomerase has translation MIILGSTGSIGVNTLHIAQKFNLNIDVLVAGKNIDLLNAQIKQFNPKTVVIASKDDISKVNHTNVSYGEEAILNAIEQSDAKTVVNSLVGFLGLKPTLKAIKCGKKVALANKESLVVAGAFIDQNNLIPIDSEHFGLWYLLQDKKIDSMIITASGGSFRDYPLEKLKNVSIKEALNHPNWSMGNKITIDSATMTNKVFELLEAKWLFDTTKLDAIIETKSLIHALINFADGSTTAHIANANMQLPISYAVLGKVDENILKHIDLVEVGTLEFKKIEEQRYPIWGIKDEILKNPNLGVVINAANEVAVSKFLNEKIGFLDISKITLDAINHFHNVNPSSLEEIFAWDKEVRAYCES, from the coding sequence TTGATAATATTAGGTAGTACTGGTTCTATTGGAGTTAATACTCTACATATCGCACAAAAATTTAACCTAAATATCGATGTTTTAGTTGCAGGGAAAAATATAGATTTACTTAATGCTCAAATAAAACAGTTCAATCCTAAAACCGTAGTAATCGCTTCTAAAGATGATATTTCAAAAGTAAATCATACAAATGTATCTTATGGGGAAGAAGCAATTCTAAATGCAATTGAACAATCAGATGCTAAGACAGTTGTAAATTCACTTGTAGGATTTTTGGGATTAAAACCTACACTTAAAGCAATCAAATGTGGTAAAAAAGTAGCTTTGGCAAATAAAGAATCACTAGTAGTAGCTGGTGCTTTTATAGACCAAAATAATCTTATACCAATAGATAGTGAACACTTTGGATTATGGTATTTACTTCAAGATAAAAAAATAGACTCTATGATAATAACTGCTAGTGGTGGATCATTTAGAGATTATCCATTAGAGAAGTTAAAAAATGTATCTATAAAAGAGGCTTTAAATCATCCAAATTGGTCAATGGGGAATAAAATCACAATAGATAGTGCAACCATGACAAATAAGGTTTTTGAACTACTTGAAGCAAAATGGCTTTTCGATACAACAAAACTAGATGCAATAATAGAGACAAAATCATTAATTCATGCACTTATTAATTTTGCTGATGGAAGTACAACAGCTCACATAGCAAATGCAAATATGCAACTTCCTATCTCATATGCTGTTTTAGGAAAAGTTGATGAAAATATACTTAAACATATAGATTTAGTAGAAGTTGGAACTTTAGAATTTAAAAAAATAGAAGAGCAAAGATACCCAATCTGGGGTATAAAAGATGAAATTCTAAAAAATCCCAATTTAGGTGTAGTAATAAATGCTGCAAATGAAGTTGCAGTTTCAAAATTCTTAAATGAAAAAATAGGATTTTTAGATATCTCAAAAATTACCCTTGATGCAATAAACCATTTTCACAATGTAAATCCAAGTTCATTAGAAGAAATCTTTGCTTGGGATAAAGAAGTTAGGGCTTATTGTGAGTCTTGA
- a CDS encoding translation initiation factor SUI1, whose protein sequence is MIFEMGAKLGGDSFDTKKEDKKKKPSNKIEPKNSHQLVFTYEKRKGKPVTLVGRFCISEDEKKEVLKLLKKKLACGGAIKEEWIELQGDVKQKIIEILSKDGWKFKNK, encoded by the coding sequence ATGATATTTGAAATGGGTGCAAAATTAGGTGGCGATAGTTTTGATACAAAAAAAGAAGATAAGAAAAAAAAGCCATCAAATAAAATAGAGCCAAAAAATTCTCATCAATTGGTATTTACCTATGAAAAAAGAAAAGGTAAACCAGTTACTTTAGTGGGAAGATTTTGTATAAGCGAAGATGAAAAAAAAGAGGTACTAAAACTTCTAAAGAAAAAGCTTGCATGCGGTGGAGCTATAAAAGAAGAGTGGATAGAGTTACAAGGTGATGTAAAACAAAAAATAATAGAAATCTTATCAAAAGATGGATGGAAATTTAAAAACAAATAA
- a CDS encoding thiazole synthase translates to MSDILKIGNYEFNSRLIVGSGKYKDFQTTKDATLASGSELITVAIRRVNIMNPNEENLLDYFKDTNVKLLPNSAGCFTADEAITTFRLMREATGIDLIKLEVIGDAQKTLYPDVIETIKACEILKKEGFTIMAYTNDDPIIAKRLEEAGADAIMPLAAPIGSGLGIQNRYNIAFIKDAVKVPVIVDAGVGCASDAAIAMELGAEAVLTNTAIAGANDPIAMAEAMKYAVLAGRMGYKAGRIPKKPYATASSPIDGLIQF, encoded by the coding sequence ATGAGTGATATTTTAAAAATTGGTAATTATGAATTTAATAGTAGATTAATAGTAGGAAGTGGTAAATATAAAGATTTTCAAACTACAAAAGATGCAACACTAGCAAGTGGAAGTGAACTAATTACTGTGGCTATTAGAAGAGTTAATATTATGAATCCAAATGAAGAGAATTTATTAGATTATTTTAAAGATACAAATGTAAAACTTCTACCAAATAGTGCAGGGTGTTTCACAGCAGATGAAGCAATCACAACATTTAGACTTATGAGAGAAGCTACTGGAATAGATTTGATTAAACTTGAAGTAATTGGTGATGCACAAAAAACTCTATATCCAGATGTAATAGAGACAATCAAAGCTTGTGAAATCTTAAAAAAAGAGGGTTTTACAATTATGGCATATACAAATGATGACCCAATCATTGCAAAAAGATTAGAAGAAGCAGGGGCTGATGCAATTATGCCATTAGCTGCACCTATAGGAAGCGGTCTAGGGATTCAAAACAGATATAACATAGCATTTATCAAAGATGCAGTAAAAGTTCCTGTAATCGTTGATGCAGGTGTTGGTTGCGCAAGTGATGCAGCCATAGCTATGGAACTTGGAGCTGAAGCTGTTTTAACAAATACTGCAATTGCAGGAGCAAATGATCCAATAGCAATGGCAGAAGCTATGAAGTATGCAGTACTTGCTGGAAGAATGGGTTATAAAGCGGGAAGAATCCCTAAAAAACCTTATGCAACAGCTAGTTCTCCTATTGATGGATTGATTCAATTTTAA
- a CDS encoding NAD(P)H-hydrate dehydratase yields the protein MKKVFDEVGTLDKRCYEEFGLTEDILMEHAASSMARFCEEKFEDESTILVVCGPGNNGADGIALARLLYKKFDVKLYLPFGAKSQMAQLQEKRAKLLGIEEIDFVCSCDVVIDCLFGSGLNKDLDENSIELLKRVNYLDAYKIACDIPSGINSLGQINSVAFKADTTITMGAYKKSLFSDISKNYVGEIIVANLGVQREVYEASSNTFLLEKSDMKLPFRKDKNSHKGTFGHVGIIMGEKCGAGRIACDAAFKFGAGLVTAVCHKELTLPYHIMQSHFIPENCTALAIGMGLGKYENAEIEDILTLKIPKVVDADLFYEELLVENLNKELVLTPHPKEFCSLLKLCNIADISVNTLQKDRFKYIELFTKKYPNVTLLLKGANTIIAKAEKRYINNHGTPNLSKGGSGDALSGLIVSLLAQGYNSLDATITASLAHSFAASNFAKNSYALTPQDIIDEVTKL from the coding sequence ATGAAAAAAGTATTTGATGAAGTTGGAACTTTAGATAAAAGATGTTACGAAGAGTTTGGTTTAACAGAAGATATACTAATGGAACATGCTGCATCTAGCATGGCAAGATTTTGTGAAGAGAAGTTTGAAGATGAAAGTACTATTCTTGTTGTCTGTGGTCCTGGAAATAATGGAGCTGATGGGATAGCCTTAGCTAGACTTTTATATAAAAAATTTGATGTAAAGCTTTATCTTCCTTTTGGTGCAAAATCTCAAATGGCACAATTACAAGAAAAAAGAGCAAAACTTTTAGGAATAGAAGAGATAGATTTTGTGTGTAGTTGTGATGTTGTGATTGATTGTCTGTTTGGAAGTGGTTTAAATAAAGATTTAGATGAGAATTCAATTGAACTTTTAAAAAGAGTAAATTACCTAGACGCTTATAAAATAGCTTGTGATATTCCAAGTGGAATAAACAGTTTGGGACAAATAAATAGTGTGGCTTTTAAAGCTGATACAACTATTACTATGGGTGCTTACAAAAAGTCTTTATTTTCTGATATATCTAAAAACTATGTGGGCGAAATTATTGTCGCTAATTTAGGAGTTCAAAGGGAAGTTTATGAGGCTAGTTCTAATACCTTTTTATTAGAAAAGTCTGATATGAAACTTCCATTTAGAAAAGATAAAAACTCACATAAGGGAACCTTTGGTCATGTGGGTATTATCATGGGTGAAAAATGTGGGGCAGGAAGAATTGCTTGTGATGCTGCTTTTAAATTTGGTGCTGGTTTAGTAACTGCTGTTTGTCACAAGGAGTTAACTTTACCTTATCATATTATGCAAAGTCATTTTATACCTGAAAATTGTACAGCCTTAGCCATTGGAATGGGATTAGGAAAGTATGAAAATGCAGAGATAGAAGATATTTTGACTTTAAAAATTCCAAAAGTTGTAGATGCTGATTTATTTTATGAAGAGTTATTAGTGGAGAATTTAAATAAAGAACTTGTTTTAACTCCACATCCAAAAGAGTTTTGCTCTCTTTTGAAGCTTTGTAATATCGCTGATATTAGTGTAAATACTTTACAAAAGGATAGATTCAAATATATAGAGTTGTTTACAAAAAAATATCCAAATGTTACTTTACTTTTAAAAGGTGCAAATACGATTATCGCAAAAGCTGAAAAAAGATATATAAATAATCATGGCACACCAAATTTAAGCAAAGGTGGAAGTGGAGATGCTTTATCTGGACTTATAGTTTCACTTTTAGCACAAGGTTATAACTCTTTAGATGCAACAATAACTGCATCCTTGGCACATAGTTTTGCAGCAAGTAATTTTGCTAAAAACTCTTATGCCTTAACTCCACAAGATATTATCGATGAGGTTACAAAATTATGA
- a CDS encoding AzlC family ABC transporter permease, producing the protein MKNNMKNGFLSNLPISLSVFSYGIVLGIICNTKSIDYIQLMLMNIFIFAGSSQFVIVDMLSNNLSLTTIVGTAILINMRYFLIGTTLDKLFLNSTIKQKLLIMHFVTDESWAITMKNIKDKNITVYFLLGGGLCIFLSWILGTSIGYFFAQLIIDPKNYGLDFAFYAMFIAILTTMYKSKKDLFTFFFTALIAIILEKLLDNSIYILISAILGSFFSLIINKRVENE; encoded by the coding sequence ATGAAAAATAATATGAAAAATGGATTTTTATCAAACCTACCAATTAGTTTGAGTGTATTTAGTTATGGTATTGTATTGGGAATTATTTGTAATACAAAAAGTATAGACTATATACAATTAATGTTAATGAATATTTTTATATTTGCAGGCTCTTCTCAGTTTGTAATTGTAGACATGCTTTCAAATAATTTGAGTTTAACAACAATTGTAGGAACAGCAATCCTTATAAATATGAGATACTTTCTAATAGGTACAACTTTAGACAAGCTCTTTTTAAATAGTACAATTAAACAAAAACTTTTAATAATGCATTTTGTTACTGATGAATCATGGGCAATAACTATGAAAAATATAAAAGATAAAAATATTACTGTTTATTTTCTTTTAGGTGGTGGCTTATGTATTTTTTTATCATGGATTTTAGGAACATCTATTGGATACTTTTTTGCTCAGTTAATAATTGACCCAAAAAATTATGGCCTAGATTTTGCTTTTTATGCAATGTTTATTGCTATTTTAACAACAATGTATAAATCAAAAAAGGATCTTTTTACTTTTTTTTTCACAGCACTTATTGCAATAATACTTGAAAAATTATTAGACAATAGTATATATATTTTAATATCAGCGATTTTAGGTTCTTTCTTCTCTTTGATTATTAATAAAAGGGTAGAAAATGAGTGA
- the cutA gene encoding divalent-cation tolerance protein CutA, giving the protein MKICIIQTTCKDIQEAKTIAKILLDKKLAACIQISSIESLYIWKDELCEDKEKLLSIKTKKKNFKKIQREIKENHSYDLPEIISIDIENVSKEYKNFIGESCK; this is encoded by the coding sequence ATGAAAATATGTATTATTCAAACAACATGTAAAGATATCCAAGAAGCTAAAACTATAGCAAAAATTTTACTTGACAAAAAACTTGCAGCTTGTATACAAATAAGCAGTATTGAGTCTTTATATATTTGGAAAGATGAACTTTGTGAGGATAAAGAGAAGCTTCTTTCAATCAAAACTAAAAAGAAAAACTTTAAAAAAATCCAAAGGGAAATAAAAGAAAATCATAGCTATGATTTGCCTGAAATTATATCTATTGATATAGAAAATGTTAGTAAAGAATATAAAAATTTTATAGGTGAAAGCTGTAAATAA
- a CDS encoding DUF1566 domain-containing protein: MKYLLLIISLIAVLNAASLHRDNDRNIVIDDANKLVWMDSEQNVTNYLTHPDAQDYCDKLSYAGFDDWRLPDIEEFALIVDKKNTKKNINRAFKYSLSDGYWASTAHWRTLWFYADYMYFVSGTAYYDSRHKLKLVRCVRSK; the protein is encoded by the coding sequence ATGAAATATTTACTACTCATAATATCGTTAATAGCAGTTTTAAATGCAGCCTCTTTACATAGAGACAATGATAGAAATATCGTAATAGATGATGCAAATAAATTAGTTTGGATGGATAGTGAACAAAATGTTACAAATTATCTAACTCATCCAGATGCCCAAGATTATTGTGATAAGTTATCTTATGCAGGCTTTGATGATTGGCGTTTGCCAGATATTGAAGAGTTTGCTCTAATAGTTGATAAAAAAAATACCAAAAAAAATATAAATAGAGCTTTTAAATATAGTCTAAGTGACGGTTATTGGGCAAGTACAGCTCACTGGAGAACTTTGTGGTTTTATGCTGATTATATGTATTTTGTAAGTGGAACAGCATATTATGATAGTAGACACAAACTAAAATTAGTTAGATGTGTAAGAAGTAAATAA
- the tsaD gene encoding tRNA (adenosine(37)-N6)-threonylcarbamoyltransferase complex transferase subunit TsaD, protein MILSIESSCDDSSIAITEIDTNRLVYHKKISQELQHSVYGGVVPELAARLHVEALPKILEECKEYFPKLKAIAVTNAPGLSVTLMEGVTMAKALAISLNLPLIAVNHLKGHIYSLFIEKDSILPLTVLLVSGGHTQIIEVNSLVDMKILASTMDDSFGESFDKVAKMLDLGYPGGPVIQELSFNGDAQKFDFPVPLRQSPKIEFSYSGLKNAVRVEIEKQGTLSDEIKADICASFQKTAVEHIMQKLKKLFKQNAPKNFAIVGGASANTCLRGEVENLCGKYGTALMLSELKYCSDNAAMIGRVAVEQYKVGDFISIDELDVQTRVKVF, encoded by the coding sequence ATGATTCTTAGTATCGAATCTTCTTGTGATGATAGCTCTATAGCTATAACTGAAATAGATACAAATAGACTTGTTTATCACAAAAAAATATCCCAAGAACTTCAACATAGTGTTTATGGTGGAGTTGTACCTGAACTTGCTGCAAGACTTCATGTGGAAGCTTTACCCAAAATACTTGAAGAGTGCAAAGAATATTTCCCAAAACTAAAAGCAATCGCAGTTACAAATGCCCCAGGACTATCTGTTACACTTATGGAAGGTGTAACTATGGCAAAGGCTTTGGCTATCTCTTTAAATCTTCCTTTAATAGCTGTAAATCATCTAAAAGGACATATTTATTCACTTTTTATTGAAAAAGATTCAATTTTGCCTTTAACTGTGCTTTTAGTTTCTGGTGGACATACGCAAATTATAGAAGTGAACTCTTTAGTTGATATGAAAATCTTAGCTAGTACTATGGATGATAGTTTTGGTGAGAGTTTTGATAAAGTTGCCAAGATGTTAGACTTAGGTTATCCAGGTGGTCCTGTTATTCAAGAACTCTCTTTTAATGGAGATGCTCAAAAGTTTGATTTTCCCGTACCTCTTAGACAAAGTCCTAAAATAGAGTTTTCATATTCAGGTTTAAAAAATGCAGTTAGAGTTGAGATAGAAAAACAAGGAACTTTAAGTGATGAGATAAAAGCAGATATTTGTGCTTCATTTCAAAAAACAGCAGTTGAGCATATCATGCAAAAATTAAAAAAACTTTTCAAACAAAATGCTCCTAAAAACTTTGCAATAGTAGGAGGGGCAAGTGCAAACACTTGCTTAAGAGGTGAGGTTGAAAATCTTTGTGGGAAATATGGAACAGCTTTGATGTTAAGTGAACTTAAATATTGTAGTGACAATGCAGCTATGATAGGAAGAGTCGCAGTTGAGCAATATAAAGTAGGCGATTTTATATCTATAGATGAACTTGATGTTCAAACAAGAGTAAAGGTATTTTAA